From the Paraflavitalea soli genome, the window CCAACGCGATATCGCTGGCGGAAGTGCGTACGTCTTCCATGAATACATCGGCCTGGTTGAAATAGACATTGCTGCTGTCGTATTGCTTGAGCAGGTGTGTGATTTTACCTTTCTCCAGCAGGTAGAGCAACTGGTTGCGCCGGGCCTTGATCAATTTGACCTTTTCCAGATCAGCATCCGCTTTCTGGTAATTACCGTTCCGCACTTCGGAATAATAATTGCCAATGCGGCTATTGTAAGTAGCGCAGGAAAATAAAAAGAGCATCAGCGATAGAACAGCCAATGCTCTTACCATATTTTTAGATGATAATGCCATGCCGGTAGGATCTGCCATTCACGGGTTTGAATTCTAATACCAATTAGTTGGTCACGTATTTGGCAATCTTCTTATCGCCGATCCAAACTACTTCATTGGTTTGAATATTGGTGAGTTCCAGGTTTACCTGGTAGTATACTACTTTCTTCCGCTTTTGAGCATCCACAATAGAGTTGATAGAGCCTTGCAGGATAAAATCGGCGCCCTGTTCCAGGCCAAATTTCTTCATGCTGGAAGTAGAAGCATTGGTTTGCTGATCGGCTTTTTCAGCACGCAGTTCTTCCCGTTTCTTGCCACCTTGTACGAGGCGCACCCTACCCGACTTGATGAAAGATTGTTCTACATCCTTTACAAAGGTTTCGGCATCGATATGCTCGGTGCTTTTGTTGGTCACGAAACCTACGATCACCACGGGCTTTTGGCCATTGTGACCTTCCTGGTAGTTGCCTACCCATTTGTCGTTGAGGATATCATCGATCATTTTTTCAGCCGTTTGGCGGGAGTCGGTATTGTTCCAGCGTCCGCTGAGGTCGATCTGTTCGCCTGGATCAATACGGGTTACTTTGCGTGAGCAGGATACAGTAATAGCACTTACAGCTACAACGGCTGTAACAATCCATAAAACTCTTTTCATATTGGGATATTTATAAAAGATTAGTAAGTGAATATTCGTAAAACGGGTGGCCCATGGTGTTACCTGCACCAAAATGCGATGGAAGCTGCTAAAGGCAGGGTGCTCCAGAGATAGTTGCCCCAGCCGGTACCATTACCCCAGCGATTGTAAGAGTTATAAGGATAATAGTAATCATTATAATAACCATTGTACCAGCCACTGTTGCGGGCTCTTTCCATACGGAGCTCGCGGCGCCAGGCTTTGCGGTTGGCACGTAATTCTCTTTTATCTTCCAGGTAATCGATCGCTTTATAGGTGTTCTGCACGGTAGTACCATGCCAGCTATTGATAGAGTCTGCCATCTGCATATAGCGGGCCTGGCTTACCATAAAACTGGGGTTCTGATCAGGCGCTAAGTTTTGCGCTGTACCGGCCAGTACGGTTGTTACGATCAGGAAAGCTGTAAGTAAAATACTTTTCATAGTTGTAGCTTTTGAAGTGACCAATTGACAATACAAAGCTAATCAGCGATGCGTTAAGTGAGCGTTAAATAAGGTCGTTGCACATGCAAGATAATGTTAAACACCAGTTTATGCAAGCAATACGCATAAAAATACATGATTATGTGACAGGATAAGAAGAATATAGAATCCAGCATTCGGAATACAGCATGGAAGGTGGGTAAAGATGTGATCAAGAAGGTTTTACATGAGAATACGATGTTATACTAAGAGGTGTTCAAGAAGACTGTTTTGTTATTTTATGTTTAATTTATATATTTGTGGTGCATGGGGCTGCGGCCCTGAGCCTAAGCAGCAGGGTGATCACTTCTTTGAGGTGATCACCCTGACTGTTTATAGACAATTAAGCACTGCATAAAAGCTCTTTGTGTTGATCATTTTTTTTGGAATAATTAGCACGTTATTATCATGAGTGATTATCCAGGCTTCCCTGATACTGCTGTTTCTGCCAATTCTTAAGGTTGATAAAAGCGCTTCTTTAATATCGCTGAATGAATAGGAAGCTTGGTGTAAATTGATAATGACTATTTCTACTCTTTGCTGAGCTGCCCGATAGATGGCATTTTTAACTGATGTTTTGGTCGCTTCTCTGTTGTTGGGTTTTTTGATGTCTGCAATCGCTTTATTGTTGATCCTGACATCTGGATTTTTATTACCAAATACCTCTGGTAACAATTTTTGTCTTAATTCCAATGCTTCCTGGTTGAGGCATGGCAACAACTGAAGCCTGTACCCTTTTTGAGCAAGTAGCTTGCACGCCTCCAAGTTATCCGGCAACTCATCTGTTCCATGTAAGGGATGTAAGTCAACCCATCCACCAGATACGGACTCATACACTCTTAAGTAATGTAATTCCATTAGCTATAACTACAAGATGATAAATGGTAGTTAAGCTTTGATCTGCATGGATATTGGTGAAGGATATCAAATATATAAATAATCGAATATTCTTCCGGGTAATATTTCAAGTATACCAAAACAAAAAGCCATCCCGGTTAGAACCGGGACGGCTTAATTATTTTTTTACTGCTTAATTATTTCTTCAGCCCAATCTCTCTCAGCCTTTCATCGAGGTATTCACCGGCTGTAGCATCGGGATATGCTTTGGGATGCTCGGCATCGATGCAGCTTTCGAGGCTGGCCAGGCTCATTTCTCCTTTGGGATGCAGGAAGAAAGGAATAGAGAAGCGGGAGGTATGCCACATAGCGCGGGGCGGATTCACCACGCGGTGGGTAGTACTTTTCAGTTTATTATTGGTTAGTCTTTGCAGCATATCACCCACATTCACCACAATTTGTTCGGGCAGGGAAGTAACGCCTACCCATTCATTTTGTTTGGTCAATATCTGCAAGCCGTCGGCAGAAGCGCCCACCAGCAGGGTGATGAGGTTAATATCCTCATGCTGCTCGGCACGGATAGCCGACTTGGGCTCGGATGTAATAGGCGGGTAATGGATAGCCCGCAGGATGGAATTGCCATTGTGGATATGCGCATCAAAATAATGTTCATCCAGCCCCAGGTACAAAGCGATAGCCTGCAAGAGGGCTTTGCCCGACTTTTCAAAAGCCCGGTAGGCTTCTTCAAAAGTGACATTAAAAGCTGCCACATCTTTTACCTTCACATTGTCGGGGTATTCATTTTTCACAGGATCATTGTCTTCCACGATCTGGCCGTATTGGAAAAACTCTTTCAGATCGGGCGCATCACTTCCCTTCGCATGCTCCTTGCCAAAGGAGGTATAGCCACGCTGGCCTGCCAGTCCGGGCACTTCATATTGTCGCTTGGTATCAGACGGCAGGGCAAAGAATTGCTGCACATATTTATAGAGGTCGGCAATGAGATCATCGGGTATACCATGGTTCTTGACAGCCACAAAACCTACTTCTTCATAGGCCTTGCCCAATTGGTTTACAAAAGCCTGCTTCAGTTGAGGATCGCCGGAAGTAAAATCGGCGAGGTTGACGACGGGTATAGCCATAACAAACGTTTTAATGTTAAATACAGCCCGCTTTTTGAACGGGGATGTAAATTACAATTTACGAAATTCATTTGGCTATTGTGTAGAACTATTTATCCGTGCAGGTAATATTTACAGACCCTGGTTACAATCCGCCATTCTTTTCCTGCAGGATC encodes:
- a CDS encoding penicillin-binding protein activator LpoB translates to MKRVLWIVTAVVAVSAITVSCSRKVTRIDPGEQIDLSGRWNNTDSRQTAEKMIDDILNDKWVGNYQEGHNGQKPVVIVGFVTNKSTEHIDAETFVKDVEQSFIKSGRVRLVQGGKKREELRAEKADQQTNASTSSMKKFGLEQGADFILQGSINSIVDAQKRKKVVYYQVNLELTNIQTNEVVWIGDKKIAKYVTN
- a CDS encoding CdiA C-terminal domain-containing protein produces the protein MELHYLRVYESVSGGWVDLHPLHGTDELPDNLEACKLLAQKGYRLQLLPCLNQEALELRQKLLPEVFGNKNPDVRINNKAIADIKKPNNREATKTSVKNAIYRAAQQRVEIVIINLHQASYSFSDIKEALLSTLRIGRNSSIREAWIITHDNNVLIIPKKMINTKSFYAVLNCL
- a CDS encoding isopenicillin N synthase family dioxygenase, giving the protein MAIPVVNLADFTSGDPQLKQAFVNQLGKAYEEVGFVAVKNHGIPDDLIADLYKYVQQFFALPSDTKRQYEVPGLAGQRGYTSFGKEHAKGSDAPDLKEFFQYGQIVEDNDPVKNEYPDNVKVKDVAAFNVTFEEAYRAFEKSGKALLQAIALYLGLDEHYFDAHIHNGNSILRAIHYPPITSEPKSAIRAEQHEDINLITLLVGASADGLQILTKQNEWVGVTSLPEQIVVNVGDMLQRLTNNKLKSTTHRVVNPPRAMWHTSRFSIPFFLHPKGEMSLASLESCIDAEHPKAYPDATAGEYLDERLREIGLKK